One part of the Microvirga sp. TS319 genome encodes these proteins:
- a CDS encoding type IA DNA topoisomerase: MTAHSASRTLFFFEKPSAMRQLQRFFKSPSTICVSAEGHLLAAEEPGNVRGEWKAWRFDTLPIMLERIPVTYGTSRSGQSHKPNVEAIKQALQGVERVIIATDPGREGSMIAWEVLEHLGYRGRVDRLKLGALDEVSIRRAFAVMAKEPDSGERDYAAYLEALCRQYEDYHLGLNGTRAISLRLRPPAFREPWRFGGVQTPTLAILADLEKRIRDFVPQDYFKIALGVTTETGAEMTLWHAPKDKILDKQVAETIQQAAASWSGPLGVEQKDVRRSPPRLFSKDTLARRCAKRFGWDPQHTAKLAQDLYDQGYLTYPRTESEHLPESQTGDAHAVIDSIIGVLSELASLVPAASNLVFRKGNKGHYVKDPGEHHAIVPLRKAPQSGSISGDHLRLWDLVAKSFLAAHLPDGIDARTTIAVQIATPLGPKRFSISGSVIKSPGWRAVYGAEAHEEAEAVPGKAKPDEEPTIARLPPVRDNEPGRATGARIETAKTEPPRRITRGELPVVMGRLIDQVEDPALRTALENPVNPNEPKGLGTAATRDTILPKLQKSQYVDLLKGKDPPIQVTEIGLAFIAAVRRVFPSYGDPVGRAMFEADLAEIGRAATRGEALRRAASYQERTRARVQELIEAIAMSQTVAVDPGAVPARTAPAGKSPTKAMVDFAMSLAARKGLKLPRGLKSNGAICRAFLDQHAPARSSEAGEHQPRSGSRPPSEAMVRYARGLIEEHGLECPPDVMTDFAACRAFLDAHASSPAAKAENASKITARKNRSAAAPSGNPGKRRAGTPATKRSTAAKGRSTRGHARAHPTNPTQPSR; the protein is encoded by the coding sequence ATGACTGCTCACTCGGCATCGCGCACGCTGTTCTTCTTCGAGAAGCCCTCGGCCATGCGTCAACTGCAGCGGTTCTTCAAATCGCCCAGCACGATCTGCGTCTCGGCCGAGGGGCACCTCCTGGCGGCCGAGGAGCCTGGGAATGTGCGGGGTGAATGGAAGGCGTGGCGTTTCGACACGCTCCCGATCATGCTCGAGCGCATTCCGGTCACCTACGGCACCAGCCGCTCGGGCCAATCGCACAAACCAAATGTCGAGGCGATCAAGCAGGCTCTTCAGGGCGTCGAGCGGGTGATCATTGCCACCGATCCGGGCCGGGAGGGCTCAATGATCGCCTGGGAGGTGCTTGAGCATCTTGGATATAGAGGCCGCGTGGACCGCCTCAAACTGGGCGCGCTCGACGAAGTCTCGATCCGGCGAGCCTTTGCGGTCATGGCCAAGGAACCGGATTCCGGCGAACGGGACTATGCCGCCTACCTTGAGGCCCTCTGCCGCCAGTATGAAGACTACCACCTGGGGCTCAACGGCACCCGCGCGATCTCCCTGCGGCTGCGCCCGCCTGCGTTCCGAGAGCCTTGGCGCTTTGGCGGCGTGCAGACGCCGACGCTCGCGATCCTGGCTGACTTGGAGAAGCGCATCCGCGACTTCGTCCCACAGGATTATTTCAAGATCGCTCTGGGCGTCACAACAGAGACTGGCGCCGAGATGACCCTGTGGCATGCGCCGAAGGACAAAATTCTCGACAAGCAGGTCGCTGAGACGATCCAGCAGGCAGCCGCCTCCTGGTCAGGGCCGCTTGGCGTCGAGCAGAAGGATGTGCGCCGGTCACCCCCTCGCCTGTTCTCTAAGGATACACTTGCCCGCCGTTGCGCCAAGCGGTTCGGCTGGGATCCGCAACATACGGCCAAACTCGCCCAGGACCTCTACGATCAGGGGTATCTAACCTATCCCCGCACCGAATCCGAGCACCTGCCTGAGAGCCAGACCGGTGATGCCCACGCGGTCATCGACAGCATCATTGGGGTCTTGTCCGAGCTTGCGAGCTTGGTGCCAGCCGCAAGCAATCTCGTCTTCCGCAAGGGCAACAAAGGCCACTACGTCAAGGATCCCGGCGAGCACCACGCCATTGTGCCGTTGCGCAAGGCACCCCAGTCGGGCAGCATCAGCGGAGATCATCTTCGCCTCTGGGATCTGGTGGCCAAGAGCTTCCTGGCAGCTCACCTGCCTGACGGTATCGATGCACGCACCACAATCGCTGTGCAGATCGCGACACCACTTGGCCCCAAACGATTTTCGATCAGCGGCAGCGTCATCAAGTCACCGGGCTGGCGCGCTGTCTATGGGGCCGAGGCCCATGAGGAGGCCGAGGCTGTTCCTGGCAAGGCCAAGCCCGACGAGGAGCCTACCATCGCGCGTCTGCCGCCGGTCCGCGACAACGAGCCCGGGAGGGCGACCGGTGCCCGGATCGAGACAGCTAAAACCGAGCCGCCGCGCCGGATCACCCGTGGCGAACTGCCGGTCGTCATGGGCCGCCTCATCGACCAGGTGGAAGACCCTGCCCTCAGGACGGCTCTGGAAAATCCGGTAAACCCGAACGAGCCCAAGGGGCTCGGAACAGCGGCAACGCGTGACACGATCCTGCCGAAGCTTCAGAAAAGCCAGTATGTTGATCTGCTGAAGGGCAAGGATCCTCCGATCCAGGTAACGGAAATCGGACTTGCATTCATTGCAGCCGTTCGCCGCGTTTTTCCCAGCTACGGTGACCCTGTCGGACGAGCGATGTTCGAGGCCGATTTGGCGGAGATTGGGCGTGCAGCGACACGGGGTGAGGCCCTTCGGCGAGCCGCATCCTATCAGGAGCGGACGCGCGCCCGCGTACAGGAGCTGATCGAAGCCATCGCGATGTCCCAGACCGTCGCCGTTGATCCGGGAGCGGTCCCAGCGCGGACTGCCCCGGCCGGGAAGTCGCCAACCAAGGCGATGGTTGACTTTGCCATGTCCCTTGCGGCCCGCAAGGGACTCAAGCTGCCGCGAGGTCTGAAGAGCAATGGTGCGATCTGCCGGGCCTTTCTCGACCAGCATGCGCCAGCACGATCATCCGAGGCGGGAGAGCACCAACCTCGGAGTGGCTCTCGCCCTCCGAGTGAAGCGATGGTGCGCTACGCACGGGGACTGATCGAAGAACACGGTTTGGAGTGTCCCCCAGATGTCATGACGGACTTTGCCGCCTGCAGGGCTTTCCTCGACGCACATGCCTCAAGCCCGGCGGCGAAAGCGGAGAACGCGAGTAAGATCACCGCCCGCAAGAACCGCTCAGCTGCAGCCCCGAGCGGTAATCCTGGCAAGCGCCGCGCTGGAACTCCCGCGACCAAGCGATCCACCGCAGCCAAGGGTCGATCGACCCGAGGCCATGCACGGGCACATCCCACGAATCCCACCCAGCCATCGCGATAA
- a CDS encoding calcium-binding protein, producing MRLGEDSGNSVYRPALATLPNGGYVIGWREGSALKLKVFDGSGDTTGTVYYVDQAGAVSAQNYLDIQAVGNDGGFAVTWNATATHPNYDLKTRVFTPDSNGNLTGGAVHTVGSAFSTSSASNASMTSHDNGYVATYMQGTNVVFAVLDANGAKVATIDSVDNGSNVRAPETTRIGQSKYVVSYVKGDNVMYQIIDTSQAQPTIVGASKLAGPGTVSEVVGLKNAGGDLNGQFAVVRHIVNSKFLFASFYDQDGNVIPGTQPVMLTDGAWNEDDFMSVTALSGGRIAVAYAGAGPNTSGNGWYDWTVLKVASPNGDVQTLNLSGKGGQGEPRIMEMADGRLAVSWVDSTVGQSDVKMTIVDPRTAAVTVNGTAGRDVYAGTEYNGNVLNGAAGNDKLIGGKGTDQMNGGIGTDTVSYEKSNTAVTVNLATKQGSGGHAAGDVYDSIENAMGSAHNDTLIGDAGDNYLWGLSGDDALFGGAGADTMDGGGGNDTYYVTESGDKVVETAGNGTDTIVASVNFSLMSYVHVENITAAAGTANLSLTGSNVANKITGNSGRNTLKGEGGNDVINGGAGADTMYGGAGNDTFYVDNTGDKVVETAKGGTDTVYTSVSFISGSSYEIEKIIATGKSSISLTGNKYANTITGNAGANKLYGGLGNDVLKGGAGKDTFVFDSKPSASTNVDKILDFKSSDDAIWLDNKYFTKLGSGSASSPKMFNSDMFVVGTKAQDKEDRIIYDKKTGSLYYDPDGTGSAAQVKIAIISNKTTLSYHDFFVI from the coding sequence GTGCGGCTGGGTGAGGATAGCGGAAACTCCGTATACCGCCCTGCCCTGGCCACGCTGCCGAACGGGGGCTATGTCATCGGATGGCGTGAAGGCAGTGCCCTCAAGCTCAAGGTCTTCGACGGCTCGGGGGATACCACCGGCACCGTCTATTATGTTGACCAGGCTGGCGCGGTATCGGCGCAGAACTACCTTGACATCCAGGCGGTCGGTAACGACGGGGGGTTCGCCGTCACGTGGAATGCCACGGCCACACATCCCAATTACGATCTCAAGACGCGGGTATTCACGCCCGATTCCAATGGCAACTTGACTGGCGGGGCCGTTCACACCGTCGGATCAGCATTCTCGACCAGCAGCGCCTCAAACGCGTCGATGACATCGCACGACAACGGATACGTCGCCACTTACATGCAAGGGACGAATGTCGTCTTTGCCGTATTGGATGCGAATGGCGCAAAGGTTGCCACGATCGACAGCGTTGATAACGGGTCTAACGTCAGAGCTCCGGAGACCACCCGGATCGGACAGAGCAAGTATGTCGTCTCTTATGTGAAGGGCGACAATGTCATGTACCAGATCATCGACACGTCCCAAGCTCAGCCAACAATCGTAGGAGCGTCAAAGTTGGCTGGGCCTGGCACGGTATCCGAGGTGGTAGGACTGAAGAATGCAGGCGGGGATCTCAATGGCCAGTTCGCCGTCGTCCGGCATATCGTCAACAGCAAGTTCCTTTTCGCCAGCTTCTACGACCAGGACGGAAATGTCATTCCGGGCACCCAGCCGGTCATGCTCACGGACGGCGCCTGGAACGAGGACGACTTCATGAGCGTCACGGCGCTGAGCGGCGGCCGGATTGCCGTTGCCTATGCCGGCGCCGGTCCCAACACGTCAGGCAATGGGTGGTATGATTGGACCGTCTTGAAGGTCGCCAGCCCGAACGGCGATGTTCAGACCCTCAACCTGAGCGGCAAAGGTGGGCAGGGCGAGCCGCGGATCATGGAGATGGCCGATGGTCGGCTTGCCGTAAGCTGGGTCGACTCGACCGTGGGTCAAAGCGACGTCAAGATGACAATTGTCGATCCGCGCACGGCAGCCGTCACTGTGAATGGCACTGCTGGCCGCGACGTCTATGCCGGGACTGAATACAACGGCAACGTCCTGAACGGCGCTGCGGGCAACGACAAACTCATCGGCGGGAAAGGTACCGACCAGATGAATGGCGGTATCGGTACCGACACGGTGTCCTACGAGAAATCGAATACCGCCGTTACCGTGAACCTCGCGACCAAACAGGGTTCCGGAGGGCATGCGGCCGGCGACGTCTACGACAGCATCGAGAATGCCATGGGCTCGGCCCACAACGATACGCTCATTGGCGACGCTGGCGACAACTATCTCTGGGGCCTGAGCGGCGACGACGCGCTTTTCGGCGGCGCCGGTGCCGACACCATGGATGGCGGAGGCGGCAACGATACCTACTACGTTACCGAGAGCGGCGACAAAGTTGTCGAGACCGCTGGAAACGGAACCGATACCATCGTTGCCAGCGTGAATTTTTCGCTGATGTCGTATGTGCATGTGGAAAACATCACGGCAGCGGCAGGCACGGCAAATCTCAGCCTGACCGGCAGCAATGTAGCCAACAAGATCACAGGCAATTCCGGCCGGAACACGCTGAAAGGTGAAGGCGGGAACGACGTGATCAACGGTGGGGCCGGTGCAGACACGATGTACGGAGGTGCGGGAAATGACACCTTTTACGTCGACAATACCGGCGACAAGGTGGTGGAGACCGCCAAAGGTGGGACAGACACCGTCTACACCAGCGTGAGCTTCATCAGCGGATCGAGTTACGAGATTGAGAAGATCATCGCCACGGGCAAGTCTTCGATCTCGCTCACCGGCAACAAATATGCCAACACGATCACCGGCAATGCCGGTGCCAACAAACTCTACGGAGGGTTGGGCAACGACGTGCTGAAAGGCGGAGCGGGCAAGGACACTTTCGTGTTCGACAGCAAGCCGAGCGCGAGCACGAACGTGGACAAGATCCTTGACTTCAAGTCGTCCGATGACGCGATCTGGCTCGATAACAAGTACTTCACCAAGCTGGGATCGGGTTCTGCCTCAAGCCCAAAGATGTTCAATTCGGACATGTTCGTGGTCGGCACCAAGGCTCAGGACAAGGAGGACCGGATCATCTACGACAAGAAGACGGGTTCACTCTACTACGATCCGGACGGCACCGGCTCAGCAGCCCAGGTGAAGATTGCTATCATCAGCAACAAGACGACACTCAGCTACCACGATTTCTTCGTCATCTGA
- a CDS encoding AraC family transcriptional regulator has product MTIRVETGNLPTPAEQFSYWREVVCETWFGLWAERRDVSPFDAMVTMHDVGGVQMAFAQLPEHQLGRSSLEIARAPQAAYCLHQICEGRVRGCYHGTEYEAGPGDLLLFDTTETCDGFTIESRLKTTILHLPHAFLVSHLDAAVRLPVRLGGSEGGGALLAGYMKSLSHAAPTLPPGTADKASSVLCDLIAVAFKCSSVAVESGQSSIRQARLETARAFMRTNLADPVLGIGKVARHLGVSERYVQKLFEGTGRTFSETLLDARLEACARALHSREENRQPISDLAFKYGFNDLSWFYRRYRARWGETPGDTRARARKGGFVAHPSLRGETNHKE; this is encoded by the coding sequence ATGACGATCAGGGTCGAAACCGGCAATCTCCCAACCCCGGCGGAGCAGTTTTCCTATTGGCGAGAAGTCGTTTGCGAGACTTGGTTTGGGCTGTGGGCCGAAAGGCGGGATGTCAGTCCGTTTGATGCTATGGTCACAATGCACGATGTGGGTGGCGTGCAGATGGCATTCGCACAACTCCCGGAGCATCAATTGGGCCGCAGTTCTCTGGAGATCGCTCGCGCGCCGCAAGCTGCCTATTGTCTGCACCAGATTTGCGAAGGCCGGGTGCGTGGCTGCTATCACGGCACCGAGTACGAAGCAGGGCCCGGCGATCTGCTGCTGTTCGACACGACAGAAACATGCGACGGCTTTACGATCGAATCTCGTCTCAAAACGACCATCCTTCACCTCCCGCACGCATTCCTCGTCTCGCATTTGGACGCAGCCGTTCGGCTTCCCGTCCGGCTTGGTGGGAGCGAGGGGGGCGGCGCCCTTCTTGCTGGCTATATGAAGTCATTGTCACATGCGGCTCCTACTCTGCCACCGGGAACAGCCGATAAGGCCAGCAGCGTCTTATGCGATCTCATCGCAGTCGCATTCAAATGCTCCTCTGTCGCGGTAGAGAGCGGCCAAAGCAGTATCCGGCAAGCACGATTGGAGACCGCTCGGGCGTTCATGAGAACCAATCTGGCCGATCCAGTGCTGGGGATCGGCAAGGTTGCTCGACATCTCGGTGTATCGGAACGCTACGTCCAAAAGCTTTTCGAGGGGACAGGACGCACATTCAGCGAGACACTTCTTGATGCCCGTCTGGAGGCCTGCGCACGGGCCCTCCACAGCCGCGAGGAGAATCGCCAACCCATTTCTGATCTCGCCTTCAAGTACGGCTTCAATGATCTATCATGGTTCTACAGGCGCTATCGTGCCCGATGGGGTGAGACACCGGGCGATACGCGTGCCCGCGCTAGGAAGGGCGGGTTCGTGGCCCACCCAAGCCTCCGTGGCGAAACGAACCATAAAGAGTGA
- a CDS encoding IS110 family transposase — protein MPEIATIGLDIAKNVFQLHGVDRSGKIVLRKALRRGQVPGFFSTLPPCLIGMEACATAHHWARTLLAFGHEVRLIPPAYVKPYLRRQKNDAADAAAIGEAVTRPSMRFVPVKSPRQQSTLMLHGARDLRIGQRTALLKALRGHFAELGIVGAQGARNTRQRIAPIHDDASPDLPVTARVAPQPLATMLLGMEAQIAKLDKAILAAQRSDPLGVRLAAIPGIGPIVASCLAASVPDASPFQGSRELAAYLGLVPRSCVSQARECERDQLQRKTSGPAVRKHRVQRTET, from the coding sequence ATGCCAGAGATTGCCACCATCGGCCTTGATATCGCAAAGAACGTTTTCCAGCTGCACGGCGTCGACCGGAGCGGAAAGATCGTCCTGCGCAAGGCACTGCGGCGCGGCCAAGTGCCGGGTTTCTTCAGCACTCTGCCGCCGTGCCTGATCGGGATGGAGGCCTGCGCGACCGCTCACCACTGGGCCCGCACGCTCCTGGCTTTCGGGCATGAGGTCCGCCTGATCCCGCCCGCATATGTGAAGCCGTATCTGCGCCGGCAGAAGAATGATGCCGCGGATGCGGCTGCGATTGGTGAGGCCGTCACGCGGCCATCCATGCGCTTCGTTCCGGTCAAGAGCCCGCGGCAGCAGAGCACCCTCATGCTGCACGGGGCCCGCGACCTTCGGATCGGGCAGCGGACGGCCCTGCTCAAGGCCCTGCGCGGTCACTTTGCAGAGTTGGGCATCGTGGGGGCGCAAGGGGCTCGCAACACGCGCCAACGGATTGCTCCTATCCATGATGACGCCAGTCCCGATCTCCCCGTCACAGCTCGGGTCGCACCCCAGCCTTTGGCCACGATGCTGCTCGGGATGGAGGCACAGATTGCCAAGCTCGACAAAGCCATTCTGGCCGCCCAGCGCAGCGATCCCCTCGGCGTGAGACTGGCTGCCATTCCCGGGATTGGGCCGATTGTCGCTTCCTGTCTCGCGGCCAGCGTCCCGGACGCCAGCCCGTTCCAGGGCAGTCGGGAGTTGGCCGCCTATCTCGGCCTCGTTCCGCGGTCTTGCGTCAGTCAAGCGCGAGAATGTGAGAGGGACCAGCTCCAGCGTAAAACATCAGGGCCTGCGGTCAGGAAGCACCGCGTTCAAAGGACGGAGACATGA